In the Astatotilapia calliptera chromosome 5, fAstCal1.2, whole genome shotgun sequence genome, one interval contains:
- the LOC113022528 gene encoding ras-related protein rab7-like: protein MTSRKKVLLKVIILGDSGVGKTSLMNQYVNKKFSNQYKATIGADFLTKEVMVDDRLVTMQIWDTAGQERFQSLGVAFYRGADCCVLVFDVTAPNTFKTLDSWRDEFLIQASPRDPENFPFVVLGNKIDLENRQVTTKRAQAWCQSKNNIPYFETSAKEAINVEQAFQTIARNALKQETEVELYNDFPGPIKLGGNEGPKPATESCSC, encoded by the exons ATGACATCCAGGAAGAAAGTGCTCCTGAAAGTCATCATCCTGGGAGATTCAGG TGTTGGGAAGACCTCCTTAATGAACCAGTATGTGAACAAGAAGTTTAGTAACCAGTACAAAGCCACAATAGGAGCAGACTTCCTGACGAAGGAGGTGATGGTGGACGACCGACTCGTTACAATGCAG atctgggacacagctggcCAGGAGAGGTTCCAGTCTTTGGGTGTTGCGTTCTACCGTGGAGCAGACTGCTGTGTGCTGGTGTTTGATGTGACTGCGCCCAATACATTCAAAACACTTGACAGCTGGAGGGATGAGTTTCTGATCCAGGCCAGTCCTCGAGATCCTGAGAACTTCCCGTTTGTGGTGCTAGGCAACAAGATTGACTTGGAGAACAGACAG GTGACCACCAAAAGGGCTCAAGCCTGGTGTCAAAGTAAGAACAACATCCCCTACTTTGAGACCAGTGCGAAGGAAGCCATAAATGTAGAACAGGCATTTCAGACAATCGCACGTAATGCACTCAAACAG GAGACAGAGGTGGAGTTGTATAATGACTTCCCAGGGCCCATAAAGCTGGGAGGGAATGAAGGACCTAAACCCGCAACAGAAAGCTGCAGCTGCTAA